The sequence GAATATTTAGTAAGATTTGTGAAAACTAATGTAATAGAGACTTAATAACCCTGATTAATGAATAGCCAGATTTAGAAGTTGAGTTCCTTGACAAACAGCTCCTTTAATATGAATACTAATTATAGTTCCACCAAAAGGAAACTTAAGGGGCTTAACCTCCATTGTTGAAGTTTGTATATATTGTCCAACAATCTCACCTGCTTTAAAATAATCTCCAGCTTTAACAAACCACTCATATAATCCTCCTTCGACTGCTCGAACAGATTTGTAGTTAGATATATCATGATGGATTATATCTTTGTGCAATCTATCAATATCAAAAGGCGAATCAATAACATTTTTAGATTTTAAATAGTTTAATACCCCTTGTGTCTGCATGGTGGCATCCTCGAAGTTAATATACTCTTCAGATCCTAACTCTAGGGTAAAACATTCTTTAAGAATATCCTCATGTCTGCCTTGTGCTTTAAACTCTTCTTGAAGCTTCCACCATGGAACGAAAATAGCTTCATCTAATGCTCCTGTAAACTCATTAGGGATTACAAGTGTATGCTTATAACCAAAAATCTCAGCAGTTTTTTTAGCAAACGCAGGAGTATAAATATATGTAGTTGCATCAGTATCAGTATGTAAATCTAAAACATAATCTGCCTTTTGAGCTTCTTTTTGAACAGTATAGTTTAGTCGTTTTGCTCGAGATAAGAACCATTCTTGTTCAAGCTCTTTATCTAGAGCTTCTGCTAATAGTTTTTCAAAGGCTTTTTTATACTCTGTTGTTGATGAGTCTAAATGCTCTGTTACAAAAGCTTTATAGTCGATTTCAGGGTTAAAATAGTATCTATTCCAATTATCTCCTGTTGCTGAATCAAATCTTCCTTGATGCCCTGCTCCTATAAAATTATCTGCGCCAATAGGATTACATTGAGGGATTAGGTAAATATCACCTTTAGGTTGATACTTTTTAAAATGTTCTAAAAGCTTGATCATTACAGCATTTCCTTGTAATTCTGATGCATGCATACTTGCTTGCATATATACACTTGGAGCTTTAGGATCAGAACCTTTTATTGTAATTTTTTCTATAAATATATCTTGACCAGTTGATGCTTGGCTAACTCTAATTTTCTCTTTTGAAATATATTGCATTTTTTGACTCTTAAAACTTTAAATATTAACTAATTTAACATATTTTTCTAAAATTATCTGATACACATAATAGCGATTAGATTCGAA is a genomic window of Francisella sp. LA112445 containing:
- a CDS encoding succinylglutamate desuccinylase/aspartoacylase family protein; the encoded protein is MQASMHASELQGNAVMIKLLEHFKKYQPKGDIYLIPQCNPIGADNFIGAGHQGRFDSATGDNWNRYYFNPEIDYKAFVTEHLDSSTTEYKKAFEKLLAEALDKELEQEWFLSRAKRLNYTVQKEAQKADYVLDLHTDTDATTYIYTPAFAKKTAEIFGYKHTLVIPNEFTGALDEAIFVPWWKLQEEFKAQGRHEDILKECFTLELGSEEYINFEDATMQTQGVLNYLKSKNVIDSPFDIDRLHKDIIHHDISNYKSVRAVEGGLYEWFVKAGDYFKAGEIVGQYIQTSTMEVKPLKFPFGGTIISIHIKGAVCQGTQLLNLAIH